The genomic segment TCTCACTTGATGGTTGAATGTTGTGTTGAGGTGGTTTACAATAGAGGTTGAAGTGTCAGTCGACGAGTTATCTTGAGTTGTGAATCATTaatcataattttcaaaaatgcgagACTAATAGCATGCTGGTTATGTTGTTTCATTTTCCAATCCATCTTTGAACAGGATGCCTGGTGAGGAGAGTGATACTGAGTCATCGAGGGAAACAAGTAGTGATGGTAGTGATAGTGATTATGGAGTAGCAAGAAGAGCTAACAACATTGTCCCAGGTTCTTGGAATCAGCTGGATATTGCAGATGCAAATATTCAGAGATTGAATACACTGTCACTTAGAAATAGACCCTTTGGGGGTTCATCAAGTGATGAAAGTGATACTTGTAACCCTTTGGGTCAGCTTATTTTTGAATACTTGGAACATGATCAACCATTTAGTCGTGAGCCCTTGGCTGACAAGGTAATTCCTGTGTCCTTTGTTATACTAGCTTTTGTAGCTTGTTGTTCTGTTTCTAATAACTTTGCACCTTGCAGATCTCGGTTCTGGCATCTCAGTTTCCAGCACTGAGGACATATAGGAGCTGTGATCTGTCTCCTTCGAGTTGGATTTCAGTTGCATGGTATATTTCTCTTTCTAAATGATTGCATCAATGCTTGTTATTTGTTGCAATGTGATTTTGAACCCGATTATGTCtgacaaattttcattttttttattattaatgaaGGTATCCAATATATAGGATTCCGATGGGTCCAACTCTGCAAAATCTTGATGCCTGCTTTTTAACCTACCACTCTCTTTCTACACCCTTACCATGTAAGCATCTTTCTTTGTAATATGGTTGCATATCTGTATTATTTCTGCTTGATATTTTGTTTATGATGTGATTTCGATATTGTTTGGAGCAGGTAATGGCACGGATGGGTTACCTTTCCGTGGCTTTAATGTTAGGGAGTTTCATGATGCTGACATGTCCTTAAAGCTACCATTGCCTACCTTCGGACTTGCTTTCTACAAGTTCAAAGTTTCTGTTTGGAATCCTGATGGGGTTAATGAATCCCAGAAAGCTAATTCCCTTTTGCAAGCTGCTGATAACTGGCTTCGGCTTTTGCAAGTGAATCATCCAGATTTCAGGTTCTTTGTTTCCCACAATACATACTGGCGGTGAGCAGAGGTCAACCACTTAACTTGGAACAAAATCCCAGTATCTCAGCAGATTGACCTCCAAACTGTCCCATCAGTGTTACGTCATACATGATATTGCACACCGGACTCGTAGTTCTTCCTCACAGCTGTTAGTGAAGATGCTTTATTTTGTACGGTTTGTTGTGGACACCGAATATGGATAGACATGAGATTCCGGTGATACTTCGGGCTCTTTATCAGCGTCATGGCCCTGAAGAGGTAGGATTCGATCCCTGTGAGTTGGTAATAAGTTTGTTCGGTGATGGTGATGATAATAATTTGTTTGATATTTGTATATAGACATAGTTGTGTCTTTCTAAGTTGGGGCTGTGTAACATACTACTTGTACTAACACTTAGCTTTGAACCTGGATCTAAACTATTAGTTTTTCCTAGTGAAATGAAATCACACATTAGCTCCTACAGGCATGTGTCTCACTGGGGAATggttactttttttctttttaaaatatttccggagataatattttcatatatctaTTGGTTCAACACGATATGGGTGGGTATTTCTCTCAATCAAAATGAAGAGTTGGGACGATCACCGTGCTTGTTGCAATACCATGAACGTGATGTTGGGGTGAACAACTGTTCTTGCTCCCGGAAATGTCTTGGTTGGAATGTGATTTTGATGTTCCGTCCTGTCTCATTGTTTCGAAAACAAATACTCCTGcaggttgctttggctctctaaATGAGCAACGCTTGA from the Gossypium hirsutum isolate 1008001.06 chromosome D09, Gossypium_hirsutum_v2.1, whole genome shotgun sequence genome contains:
- the LOC107891845 gene encoding uncharacterized protein gives rise to the protein MSGSGGVSIARSRGGESRFYNPPPMRKQQQLQQQQQQQQMTTTTMQRREQRPPLISKGSTEKRTDHEDCATLLPSSSSSSSSANNSSKTNDDNSTNLDRFLEFTTPVVSAQYLPKTSIRGCRGQERGLECPPYFALKDLWESFKEWSAYGAGVPLLLNGSDSVMQYYVPYLSGIQLYVDPSRPSPRQRMPGEESDTESSRETSSDGSDSDYGVARRANNIVPGSWNQLDIADANIQRLNTLSLRNRPFGGSSSDESDTCNPLGQLIFEYLEHDQPFSREPLADKISVLASQFPALRTYRSCDLSPSSWISVAWYPIYRIPMGPTLQNLDACFLTYHSLSTPLPCNGTDGLPFRGFNVREFHDADMSLKLPLPTFGLAFYKFKVSVWNPDGVNESQKANSLLQAADNWLRLLQVNHPDFRFFVSHNTYWR